A part of Aquibium oceanicum genomic DNA contains:
- the atzF gene encoding allophanate hydrolase: protein MNIEDLPFTLTALREAYADGLRPEDVVREAFRRLDAVTDPGIFIHEAREAALAEARALGASAGLPLWGIPFAVKDNIDVTGMPTTAACPDFEYRAESDAFAVARLKAAGAICLGKTNLDQFATGLVGVRTPYPVPRNAVDPDIVPGGSSSGSAVAVAHGIVAFALGTDTAGSGRVPAALNNIVGLKPTLGALSSTGVVPACRTLDTISVFAFTVSDAWEVFEAAAAYDAADPYSRLLPAPVASPPPPAVRIAVPDAATLETFGDGVQADHFRATIARLQTGGAVVKEIDFEPFYAVARMLYEGAWLAERVVAVGDRLVEAPQTLHPTTRAILEPGLGLTAVDAFGGLYRLKELQRRCEELVQDADVICVPTIPTFVTMAEITADPIGANSQLGTYTNFVNLLDMCGIAVPAGTRTDGRPGSVTLLARKGRDALAAAVAAKVEDGLLGATGGSRPAASAKVSDVEADEIAVAVCGAHMSGLPLNRELTSRDGRFLRACRTAPGYTLHALPGGPPFRPGLVRTPGETTAIELEVWALPRKRFGDFIAGIPAPLCIGSVALEDGSSVKGFLCESSGLEGANDISRFGGWRGYMRAQSQPPAREERAYAV, encoded by the coding sequence TTGAACATCGAAGACCTCCCCTTCACCCTCACCGCCCTGAGAGAGGCATATGCCGACGGCCTGCGGCCCGAAGACGTCGTGCGGGAAGCGTTCCGCCGGCTCGATGCGGTGACGGATCCCGGCATCTTCATCCACGAGGCGCGGGAGGCGGCGCTGGCAGAGGCGCGGGCGCTCGGCGCCAGTGCAGGTCTTCCACTCTGGGGCATCCCCTTCGCCGTCAAGGACAACATCGACGTGACGGGAATGCCGACTACGGCAGCCTGCCCGGACTTCGAATACCGGGCCGAGAGCGACGCCTTCGCCGTCGCGCGGCTGAAGGCGGCGGGCGCGATCTGCCTGGGCAAGACCAATCTCGACCAGTTCGCCACCGGGCTGGTCGGCGTGCGCACGCCCTACCCCGTCCCGCGCAACGCCGTCGACCCGGATATCGTGCCAGGCGGCTCGTCCTCGGGTTCGGCCGTCGCCGTGGCGCATGGCATCGTGGCGTTCGCGCTGGGCACGGACACCGCCGGCTCCGGCCGCGTGCCGGCCGCGCTGAACAACATCGTCGGGCTGAAGCCGACGCTGGGCGCGCTGTCGTCCACCGGGGTGGTGCCGGCCTGCCGGACGCTCGACACGATCTCGGTCTTCGCCTTCACCGTCAGCGATGCATGGGAGGTCTTTGAGGCAGCAGCCGCCTACGATGCGGCGGATCCGTATTCCCGTCTCCTCCCGGCACCCGTCGCCTCGCCGCCGCCGCCCGCCGTTCGCATCGCGGTTCCCGATGCGGCAACCCTGGAAACCTTCGGCGACGGCGTGCAGGCCGACCATTTCCGCGCCACGATCGCGCGCCTCCAGACCGGCGGCGCGGTCGTCAAGGAGATCGATTTCGAGCCGTTCTATGCGGTTGCGCGGATGCTCTACGAAGGCGCGTGGCTCGCCGAGCGGGTCGTGGCCGTCGGGGACAGGCTGGTCGAGGCGCCTCAGACGCTCCACCCGACGACGCGCGCTATCCTCGAACCCGGTCTGGGCCTGACCGCTGTCGATGCGTTCGGTGGTCTCTACCGCCTGAAGGAATTGCAACGCCGTTGCGAGGAACTGGTCCAGGACGCGGACGTGATCTGCGTCCCGACGATCCCCACCTTCGTCACGATGGCCGAGATCACCGCCGACCCGATCGGCGCGAACAGCCAGCTCGGCACCTACACCAATTTCGTGAACCTCCTGGACATGTGCGGCATCGCGGTGCCGGCCGGAACGCGAACCGACGGGAGACCCGGCAGCGTCACCTTGCTCGCCCGCAAGGGGCGGGACGCGCTGGCCGCTGCCGTGGCGGCGAAGGTAGAGGACGGGCTGCTCGGTGCCACCGGGGGATCGCGTCCCGCCGCTTCGGCGAAGGTCTCGGACGTCGAGGCGGACGAGATCGCAGTTGCGGTCTGCGGCGCGCACATGTCGGGCCTGCCGCTCAACCGCGAACTCACGTCGCGGGACGGCCGCTTCCTGCGCGCATGCCGGACGGCACCAGGCTACACGCTGCATGCCCTGCCCGGCGGTCCGCCGTTCCGCCCCGGCCTGGTCCGCACCCCCGGCGAGACGACGGCGATCGAACTGGAGGTCTGGGCACTTCCGCGCAAGCGTTTTGGGGATTTCATCGCCGGCATCCCCGCGCCGCTCTGCATCGGCAGCGTCGCCCTCGAGGACGGCTCCAGCGTGAAGGGCTTTCTCTGCGAGAGTTCGGGCCTCGAGGGGGCGAACGACATCAGCCGGTTCGGTGGCTGGCGCGGCTACATGCGCGCCCAGTCGCAGCCGCCGGCGCGCGAGGAACGGGCCTATGCCGTCTAG
- a CDS encoding ABC transporter substrate-binding protein produces the protein MQITRRNFLASGAALAGTLPFARAFPAFAAGDTLVVVNGQTVNSLDLHRTGTNRASYEIAINCYDRLARFGTKPTEDGGVSFDYSKIEPELAESWEISDDGLTITFKLKPDALFQDGTPVTAHDVKWSFDRAVSVGGFPTTQMQAGGFVRPDQFEAVDDATFVVKLDKPSKLSLPDLAVPVPFVINSKLAKENATEADPWAMEYLHQNTIGSGAYKVSRWDNGQQVVYERFDGWVGGPLPAIRRIIRREVPSSATQRALVERGDVQIAFGIPDKDAAELAEMLKVDSTPIANCVHALCLNTKFEPFTDPNVRKAIAWALPYEDIFKTAAYGRGAPLWGGETEITDTAWPRKSPYSTDIEKAKELMAASAYPDGFEVPLSIALDLAGWMEPAALLIQEAVGKLGIKTEIEKIPGANWRTASLVEKRLAFHLENFAGWLDTPDYYFFWAYQDGHLFNSSNYVNPEIEMLTNETLHMAMDDPEYAPKIKRMFEIVLDELPRIPLYQPALNVAINGADGYQFWFHRQLDVRTLDRAES, from the coding sequence ATGCAGATAACCAGACGAAACTTCCTCGCGTCCGGCGCCGCACTTGCCGGCACGCTTCCGTTCGCCCGCGCCTTTCCCGCCTTCGCTGCCGGCGACACGCTGGTTGTCGTCAACGGCCAGACCGTCAATTCGCTCGACCTTCACCGCACCGGCACCAACCGGGCGAGCTACGAGATCGCCATCAACTGCTACGACCGCCTCGCCCGCTTCGGAACCAAGCCGACGGAGGATGGCGGCGTCAGCTTCGACTATTCCAAGATCGAGCCGGAACTGGCCGAATCCTGGGAGATCTCCGACGACGGGCTGACCATCACCTTCAAGCTCAAGCCCGACGCGTTGTTCCAGGACGGCACCCCGGTGACCGCGCACGACGTGAAGTGGTCGTTCGACCGCGCCGTCTCCGTCGGCGGCTTCCCGACCACCCAGATGCAGGCCGGCGGCTTCGTGCGGCCCGACCAGTTCGAGGCGGTCGACGACGCGACCTTCGTGGTCAAGCTCGACAAGCCCTCGAAGCTGTCGCTGCCCGACCTCGCCGTGCCGGTTCCCTTCGTCATCAACTCCAAGCTTGCCAAGGAGAACGCCACCGAGGCCGATCCCTGGGCGATGGAATACCTGCACCAGAACACGATCGGCTCGGGCGCCTACAAGGTCAGCCGCTGGGACAACGGCCAGCAGGTCGTCTACGAGCGCTTCGACGGCTGGGTCGGCGGACCGCTGCCAGCCATCCGTCGCATCATCCGCCGGGAGGTTCCCTCCTCCGCCACCCAGCGCGCCCTGGTCGAGCGCGGCGACGTTCAGATCGCCTTCGGCATTCCCGACAAGGACGCGGCGGAACTGGCTGAAATGCTGAAGGTCGATTCGACCCCGATCGCCAACTGCGTCCATGCATTGTGCCTGAACACCAAGTTCGAGCCGTTCACCGACCCGAACGTGCGCAAGGCGATAGCCTGGGCGCTCCCCTACGAGGACATCTTCAAGACCGCCGCCTATGGCCGCGGCGCGCCGTTGTGGGGCGGCGAGACGGAGATCACCGACACGGCCTGGCCGCGCAAGTCGCCCTATTCGACCGACATCGAGAAGGCCAAGGAACTGATGGCCGCCTCGGCCTATCCCGATGGCTTCGAAGTGCCGCTGTCGATCGCGCTCGATCTTGCCGGCTGGATGGAACCGGCGGCGCTCCTCATCCAGGAGGCGGTGGGCAAGCTCGGCATCAAGACTGAGATCGAGAAGATCCCCGGCGCCAACTGGCGCACGGCGAGCCTGGTCGAGAAGCGGCTGGCCTTCCACCTCGAGAACTTCGCCGGCTGGCTCGACACGCCCGACTACTATTTCTTCTGGGCCTACCAGGACGGGCATCTCTTCAACTCGTCGAACTACGTCAATCCCGAGATCGAGATGCTCACCAACGAGACGCTGCACATGGCGATGGACGACCCGGAATATGCTCCGAAGATCAAGCGCATGTTCGAGATCGTGCTCGACGAGCTGCCGCGCATCCCGCTCTACCAGCCGGCGCTCAACGTGGCGATCAACGGCGCGGACGGGTACCAGTTCTGGTTCCACCGCCAGCTCGACGTGCGGACGCTCGACCGGGCGGAGAGCTGA
- a CDS encoding ABC transporter permease: MTDTLATATLAAPKRNSGTFGHVLYVLRENPVTALAFGMFAFLIGSAILGPSLVPYDPLATDSAIALQPPSLAHWFGTDNLGRDVFSRVIVATRLDLIISVAAVSISFVVGSVLGSLAGYRGGWTDVILNRCLDTIMAFPLFVLAMGIVAALGNSVANIIYATAIINVPFYARLVRAEVNIRREAGFTLAAKLAGNSDARVLAMHIFPNALPPMMVQVSLNLGWAILNAAGLSFIGLGVRPPTPEWGIMVAEGANFIISGEWWLALFPGLWLMLAVFTFNLMGDGLRDIVDPRRRT; the protein is encoded by the coding sequence ATGACCGACACCCTCGCCACGGCCACCCTCGCCGCGCCGAAGCGCAACTCCGGCACCTTCGGGCACGTGCTTTACGTGCTGAGGGAGAACCCGGTCACCGCCCTCGCCTTCGGCATGTTCGCCTTCCTCATCGGTTCGGCGATTCTCGGGCCGAGCCTGGTGCCATACGATCCGCTCGCCACGGATTCGGCCATCGCGCTGCAGCCGCCGTCGCTGGCCCACTGGTTCGGCACCGACAATCTCGGCCGCGACGTCTTCAGCCGCGTCATCGTGGCGACGCGCCTCGACCTGATCATCTCGGTCGCCGCCGTTTCGATATCCTTCGTCGTCGGATCGGTGCTCGGATCGCTCGCCGGCTATCGCGGCGGCTGGACGGACGTCATCCTCAACCGCTGCCTCGACACGATCATGGCCTTCCCGCTCTTCGTGCTCGCCATGGGCATCGTCGCCGCGCTCGGCAATTCCGTCGCCAACATCATCTACGCCACCGCCATCATCAACGTGCCGTTCTACGCGCGCCTGGTCCGAGCCGAGGTCAACATCCGTCGCGAGGCGGGCTTCACGCTGGCCGCCAAGCTGGCCGGCAATTCGGATGCCCGCGTGCTGGCCATGCACATCTTTCCCAACGCGCTGCCGCCGATGATGGTGCAGGTGTCGCTGAACCTCGGCTGGGCGATCCTCAACGCCGCCGGCCTCTCCTTCATCGGGCTCGGGGTGCGCCCGCCAACGCCCGAATGGGGCATCATGGTGGCCGAGGGCGCCAACTTCATCATTTCGGGCGAATGGTGGCTGGCGCTCTTTCCGGGCCTCTGGCTGATGCTCGCCGTCTTCACCTTCAACCTGATGGGCGACGGGCTGCGCGACATCGTCGACCCGCGGCGGAGGACCTGA
- a CDS encoding dipeptide ABC transporter ATP-binding protein, whose product MLSVQDLNVSFRTRRGEVNAVKGISFELAKGERLGIVGESGSGKSVTSYALMRILDAGGTIKTGEAVYDGVDLRRANEAAMKDIRGREISMIFQNPRAALNPIRKVGHQIEDVLVRHARATRADAKAKAVEALEAVKINDAAARYEAYPFELSGGMCQRIVIAIALACDPKLLIADEPTTGLDITTQKAVMDLVDDLVRARGMSSILITHDLGLASQYCDRIVVMKDGVIVEDGKPADLFTQPKHPYTNKLVDATPRRGASIRSLLPQDQRTPLAPRSIGNAAMLEVLNLTKTYDGKSGPVHAVKGVSFSIRSGESVGLVGESGCGKSTTSSMIVRLLDISSGNILYKGEDIAAIPSAGFARNPLRGKIQMVFQDATDSLNPRHSARQSIAEPLRRLCGLKGAAVDERVEELADLTGLPPHLLDRFPHQLSGGQKARVGIARAIAPDPDLLILDEPTASLDVSIQAVVLNLLADLRARLGMSYLFVSHDLNVVRLLCDHVVVMKGGSIVEAGPVEKVMDDPQDAYTRELLSAAPQAPSRKAA is encoded by the coding sequence ATGCTGTCGGTTCAGGATCTCAACGTCTCCTTCCGCACCCGGCGCGGTGAGGTGAACGCCGTCAAGGGCATCAGCTTCGAACTGGCCAAGGGCGAGCGGCTCGGCATCGTCGGCGAGAGCGGCTCGGGCAAGTCGGTCACGTCCTACGCCCTGATGCGCATCCTCGACGCGGGCGGCACGATCAAGACCGGCGAGGCGGTCTACGACGGCGTCGACCTGCGGCGCGCCAACGAGGCCGCCATGAAGGACATCCGCGGCCGCGAGATCTCGATGATCTTCCAGAATCCGCGCGCCGCCCTCAATCCCATACGCAAGGTGGGGCACCAGATCGAGGACGTTCTCGTGCGGCACGCACGGGCGACGCGCGCCGACGCCAAGGCGAAGGCGGTCGAAGCGCTCGAGGCGGTGAAGATCAACGACGCCGCGGCGCGCTACGAGGCCTACCCGTTCGAACTGTCCGGCGGCATGTGCCAGCGTATCGTCATCGCCATCGCGCTGGCCTGCGACCCCAAGCTGCTGATCGCCGACGAACCCACGACAGGGCTCGACATCACGACGCAGAAGGCGGTCATGGACCTAGTCGACGATCTGGTGCGCGCGCGCGGCATGTCGTCGATCCTGATCACCCACGACCTCGGGCTGGCCTCGCAATACTGCGACAGGATCGTGGTTATGAAGGATGGCGTGATCGTGGAGGATGGCAAGCCCGCCGATCTCTTCACGCAGCCGAAGCACCCCTACACCAACAAGCTGGTCGACGCGACGCCGCGGCGCGGCGCATCGATCCGCTCACTGCTGCCGCAGGACCAGAGGACACCGCTCGCCCCGCGCTCGATCGGTAACGCGGCCATGCTCGAAGTGCTGAACCTCACCAAGACCTACGATGGAAAGTCCGGACCGGTGCACGCAGTCAAGGGCGTCAGCTTCTCGATCCGCAGCGGCGAGAGCGTCGGGCTGGTCGGCGAATCCGGATGCGGGAAATCGACGACCTCCTCGATGATTGTGCGGCTGCTCGACATCTCCTCCGGCAACATCCTCTACAAGGGCGAGGACATCGCTGCGATCCCGTCGGCCGGTTTCGCCCGCAACCCGCTGCGCGGCAAGATCCAGATGGTGTTCCAGGACGCCACCGACAGCCTCAACCCGCGGCACTCCGCCCGGCAGTCGATCGCCGAGCCGCTGCGGCGCCTGTGCGGACTCAAGGGCGCGGCCGTGGACGAACGGGTGGAGGAACTCGCCGACCTGACCGGGCTGCCGCCGCACCTGCTCGACCGTTTCCCGCACCAGCTTTCGGGTGGCCAGAAGGCGCGCGTCGGCATCGCGCGTGCGATCGCCCCCGACCCCGATCTCCTGATCCTGGACGAACCGACGGCCTCGCTCGACGTGTCGATCCAGGCGGTGGTGCTCAACCTTCTGGCCGACCTAAGGGCACGGCTCGGCATGAGCTACCTCTTCGTCAGCCACGACCTCAACGTCGTGCGGCTGCTTTGCGACCACGTGGTGGTGATGAAGGGCGGCAGCATCGTGGAAGCCGGACCGGTGGAGAAGGTCATGGACGATCCGCAAGACGCCTATACCCGCGAACTGCTTTCGGCCGCACCGCAGGCGCCGTCCCGCAAGGCCGCATGA
- a CDS encoding ABC transporter permease yields the protein MNGRGTAILMRIAQAVPVILGVVIISFVLTRALPGDPAVQFAGLTATPESIEQTRVKLGLDRPLPEQFFLYVGQLLQGDLGQSVSTGRPVAAELAARLPASLELTLVALIVSCSIAIPLGVLAATRPGSWIDQLCRLFVTAGVSLPTFFTGIVLIYVFYYLLGIAPSPLGRLDFVYLDPPHVTGFFLIDAALDGDWETWTGAARQLVLPATTLALFTMAPIARMTRAAMLSALSADYIRTARAAGLGAGKVLYGYAFRNALLPVVTTLGMVFSFALGANVLVEKVFAWPGIGSYAVEALVVSDYAAVQGFVLAMALLFVLLNLMIDLAYSAIDPRFGTAAK from the coding sequence ATGAACGGACGCGGCACCGCCATCCTGATGCGCATCGCGCAGGCGGTGCCGGTCATCCTCGGCGTCGTGATCATCAGCTTCGTGCTGACCCGCGCGCTGCCTGGCGATCCGGCGGTGCAGTTCGCCGGGCTGACCGCCACGCCCGAATCGATCGAGCAGACGCGGGTCAAGCTCGGGCTGGACCGGCCGCTGCCGGAACAGTTCTTCCTCTATGTCGGCCAGCTTCTCCAAGGCGACCTCGGCCAGTCGGTCTCGACCGGCCGGCCGGTGGCAGCCGAACTCGCCGCCCGCCTTCCCGCCTCGCTCGAACTGACGCTGGTGGCGCTGATCGTCTCGTGTTCGATCGCCATCCCGCTCGGCGTGCTCGCCGCGACCCGACCCGGCAGCTGGATCGACCAGCTGTGCCGACTGTTCGTCACCGCGGGCGTGTCGCTGCCGACCTTTTTCACCGGGATCGTGCTCATCTACGTCTTCTATTATCTGCTGGGCATCGCGCCCTCGCCGCTCGGCCGGCTCGACTTCGTCTATCTCGACCCGCCGCACGTGACCGGTTTCTTCCTTATCGATGCGGCGCTCGACGGCGACTGGGAGACGTGGACGGGCGCGGCGCGGCAGCTCGTGCTCCCCGCCACGACGCTCGCCCTCTTCACCATGGCGCCGATCGCGCGCATGACGCGCGCGGCGATGCTGTCGGCGCTGTCGGCCGACTATATCCGCACCGCGCGGGCGGCGGGGCTCGGCGCCGGCAAGGTGCTCTACGGCTATGCCTTTCGCAACGCGCTGCTGCCGGTCGTCACCACGCTCGGCATGGTGTTCTCCTTCGCGCTCGGCGCCAACGTGCTGGTCGAGAAGGTCTTTGCCTGGCCAGGCATCGGATCCTACGCGGTGGAGGCGTTGGTCGTGTCCGACTACGCCGCCGTGCAGGGCTTCGTGCTCGCCATGGCGCTGCTCTTCGTGCTCCTCAACCTGATGATCGATCTCGCCTATTCTGCAATCGATCCGCGCTTCGGGACGGCCGCGAAATGA
- a CDS encoding isopenicillin N synthase family dioxygenase, whose protein sequence is MSGTIPLIDVSALAGGSPAAVRALADEIGRACRDIGFFYVTNHSVPADLIDRAFAASADFFAREEAEKMRAVYSASGNRGYVPMKGEALDPTRPADLKEAFNIGLELPPDDPEIVEGRMFRAENRWPEMAGFRDTMLAYFDACHGLGRAIHRAFAIDIGIDEDFFEDKLDRPMAVLRLLHYPPAPERLDEGQLGAGEHTDYGCVTLLATDGVGGLEVRNRAGEWLKAPHVPGAFVCNIGDCLMRWMNDIYVSTPHRVVSPSGRERFSIAFFLDPNPEAEIACLPNCASDDRPARYVPIRGDAFLLSRLSPTYETSGLGKGAKEASKTHA, encoded by the coding sequence ATGAGCGGGACCATTCCCCTGATCGACGTCTCGGCACTTGCCGGCGGCAGCCCGGCGGCGGTTCGCGCACTGGCGGACGAGATCGGCCGCGCCTGCCGCGATATCGGCTTCTTCTATGTGACGAACCACTCGGTGCCCGCCGACCTGATCGACCGGGCCTTTGCCGCATCGGCGGACTTCTTCGCACGCGAGGAGGCGGAGAAGATGCGTGCCGTCTATTCGGCCAGCGGCAACCGCGGCTACGTGCCGATGAAGGGCGAAGCGCTGGACCCGACGCGACCTGCCGATCTGAAGGAGGCCTTCAACATCGGGCTGGAACTGCCGCCTGACGATCCCGAGATCGTCGAGGGCCGCATGTTCCGGGCGGAGAACCGCTGGCCCGAGATGGCGGGCTTCCGCGACACCATGCTCGCCTATTTCGATGCCTGCCACGGCCTCGGACGCGCCATCCATCGCGCATTCGCGATCGATATCGGGATCGACGAGGACTTCTTCGAGGACAAGCTCGACCGGCCGATGGCGGTGTTGCGGCTGCTGCATTATCCGCCCGCGCCAGAGCGCCTCGACGAAGGGCAGCTCGGCGCCGGCGAACACACCGACTACGGCTGCGTGACCCTGCTCGCCACCGATGGCGTCGGCGGGCTGGAGGTGCGCAACCGGGCGGGCGAATGGCTGAAGGCGCCGCACGTTCCGGGCGCGTTCGTGTGCAACATCGGCGACTGCCTGATGCGCTGGATGAACGACATCTACGTCTCCACGCCGCATCGCGTCGTTAGCCCGAGCGGGCGCGAACGCTTCTCGATTGCCTTCTTTCTCGACCCCAACCCGGAGGCCGAGATTGCCTGCCTGCCGAACTGTGCCAGCGACGACCGGCCGGCGCGATACGTGCCGATCCGCGGCGACGCCTTCCTGCTCAGCCGTCTGTCGCCGACCTACGAGACATCCGGGCTCGGCAAAGGCGCAAAGGAGGCATCGAAGACCCATGCCTAG
- a CDS encoding class I SAM-dependent methyltransferase has protein sequence MQDAADVKPSFGFTRIATKRREYLKPHASGRILEIGPFDNPTFRREFGDSVEYLDYFSREELRAMHEGNPRRKLEAMVDVDHVVKSRDFTSSIDGRFDLIVANHVIEHVPDTIHWLNQLAGLLNPGGKLFLAVPDRRYTFDYFRQESRASEMLRANQEGLEKPSVWHLTDAYYYHCRIDLNELWEGNLPVFRPRFSFAKAHAMARERSVEYTDAHCWVFTPDSFKKCIAELKSAEVVKLDISDVRPPARMTNEFWALLA, from the coding sequence TTGCAGGATGCAGCCGACGTCAAGCCGTCTTTCGGGTTTACTCGGATCGCGACCAAGCGCCGAGAGTACCTGAAACCCCACGCATCCGGTCGCATTCTGGAGATCGGCCCCTTCGACAACCCGACATTCCGCCGAGAATTTGGAGATTCGGTCGAGTATCTCGACTACTTTTCAAGGGAAGAGTTGCGGGCCATGCATGAAGGCAACCCGCGTCGGAAGCTGGAAGCGATGGTTGACGTCGATCATGTCGTCAAGTCCCGAGACTTTACCTCCAGTATCGACGGGCGGTTCGACCTCATCGTCGCAAACCACGTCATTGAGCACGTACCCGACACGATACATTGGCTGAACCAGCTGGCCGGCCTTCTGAACCCCGGCGGCAAGCTGTTCCTGGCCGTCCCCGATCGCAGATACACCTTCGACTATTTCAGGCAAGAATCACGCGCGAGCGAGATGCTTCGGGCTAACCAGGAAGGGCTGGAGAAACCAAGCGTCTGGCATCTGACCGACGCCTATTACTACCATTGCCGGATCGATCTGAACGAGCTTTGGGAAGGAAATCTTCCCGTGTTCCGGCCTCGTTTCAGCTTTGCAAAGGCGCACGCCATGGCGCGGGAGCGTAGCGTCGAATACACGGATGCGCACTGCTGGGTGTTTACGCCGGACAGTTTCAAGAAGTGCATCGCGGAACTCAAGTCCGCTGAGGTGGTGAAGCTGGACATTTCGGACGTACGCCCGCCAGCACGGATGACGAACGAGTTCTGGGCTTTGCTTGCCTAG
- a CDS encoding M20 aminoacylase family protein, with product MPILNRAAEMQKEVAEWRRHLHRNPELNFDLFTTSAFVADKLREFGCDEVVTGIAKTGVVGIINGRLGSGPTLGMRADMDALPIRETSGVEHTSQNAGAMHACGHDGHTSMLLGAAKYLAETRNFAGRVAVIFQPAEEGGGGGNVMVQEGMMERFGIERVYGMHNEPGLPVGQFATRTGPIMASTAEFTITVRGKGGHAAFPHQTVDPIVIMSQIVGAMQTVVSRSADPLDALVVSVTKFHAGDAYNVIPETAEIAGTVRTLRKDVAALAEKRIRTIVSRIAEAGDAVAEIDYDANYPVTFNHADETAFAVAVAREVAGEPNVEDDMPAVMGGEDFSYMLEARPGSFIFIGNGDTANLHHPAYDFNDEAIPHGISYWVRLAEKSLAA from the coding sequence ATGCCGATACTGAACCGGGCCGCCGAGATGCAGAAGGAAGTGGCGGAGTGGCGCCGCCATCTTCACCGAAACCCCGAGCTCAACTTCGACCTATTCACGACCTCGGCCTTCGTGGCCGACAAGCTGCGCGAATTCGGCTGCGACGAGGTGGTGACCGGGATCGCCAAGACCGGCGTGGTGGGCATCATCAACGGCCGGCTGGGCTCGGGTCCGACGCTCGGCATGCGCGCCGACATGGACGCCCTGCCGATCCGGGAGACGAGCGGCGTCGAGCACACATCGCAGAACGCCGGCGCCATGCACGCATGCGGCCATGACGGCCACACCTCCATGCTCCTGGGCGCCGCGAAGTACCTCGCCGAGACGCGCAACTTCGCGGGCCGGGTGGCGGTCATATTCCAGCCGGCGGAGGAAGGCGGCGGCGGCGGCAACGTGATGGTGCAGGAGGGCATGATGGAGCGCTTCGGCATCGAGCGCGTCTACGGGATGCACAACGAGCCCGGCCTGCCGGTCGGCCAGTTCGCGACCCGCACCGGACCGATCATGGCCTCGACCGCGGAGTTCACCATTACCGTGCGCGGCAAGGGCGGGCACGCCGCCTTCCCGCACCAGACGGTCGACCCGATCGTCATCATGAGCCAGATCGTCGGCGCCATGCAGACGGTGGTCTCGCGCAGCGCCGATCCGCTCGACGCCCTCGTGGTGTCGGTGACCAAGTTCCACGCCGGCGACGCCTACAACGTCATTCCCGAGACCGCCGAAATCGCCGGCACGGTGCGCACCCTGCGCAAGGACGTCGCCGCGCTGGCCGAAAAGCGCATCCGCACCATCGTCTCCAGGATCGCCGAAGCCGGCGACGCGGTGGCCGAGATCGACTACGACGCCAACTATCCCGTCACCTTCAACCACGCCGACGAGACCGCCTTCGCCGTCGCGGTGGCCCGGGAAGTGGCGGGCGAGCCCAACGTCGAGGACGACATGCCGGCGGTGATGGGCGGCGAGGATTTCTCCTACATGCTGGAGGCCCGGCCTGGCTCATTCATCTTCATCGGCAACGGCGACACGGCCAACCTCCACCACCCCGCCTACGACTTCAACGACGAGGCAATCCCGCACGGCATCTCCTACTGGGTGCGTCTGGCGGAGAAGTCGCTGGCGGCCTGA
- a CDS encoding LysR family transcriptional regulator — translation MRHLQTFRLIEAVARAGSMRRAAEDMNITASALNRRINRFEDEFGAEIFERLAGGVRLNPAGELVLHHYRATLSDLSRVQGQVADLSGERRGRVSIACSQALLPYFLPQQIARYRAEHRGVTFSVNVRDRAQAEQELATYSSDLALVFEPVYLVDFEVVHVAPQAVNVVMRADHPLARKPELRLRDCLDTPHVAPSAKFGVRHLLDFAARRGTRRVSPVVETESFELIRHYVLHEGVIGFQIPIGLRDPGDGSIVFRPISERDLPPGNLILGQMRGRTLPVASARFAMQLATALKDHSGEMG, via the coding sequence ATGAGGCACTTGCAGACTTTTCGCCTGATCGAGGCCGTGGCCCGGGCCGGCTCCATGCGCAGGGCGGCGGAGGACATGAACATCACTGCCTCGGCGCTCAACCGCCGCATCAACCGTTTCGAGGACGAATTCGGCGCCGAGATCTTCGAGCGGCTGGCCGGCGGGGTACGCCTCAACCCGGCGGGCGAACTCGTCCTGCACCACTACCGCGCCACGCTGTCGGACCTTTCGCGCGTGCAGGGGCAGGTCGCCGACCTCTCCGGCGAGCGGCGCGGCCGCGTCTCCATCGCCTGCTCGCAGGCGCTGCTGCCTTATTTTCTACCGCAGCAGATCGCCCGCTACCGCGCCGAACACCGGGGCGTCACCTTCAGCGTCAACGTGCGCGACCGCGCCCAGGCCGAACAGGAACTGGCGACCTATTCGAGCGATCTCGCGCTGGTGTTCGAGCCGGTCTATCTCGTCGATTTCGAGGTCGTCCACGTCGCGCCGCAGGCCGTCAACGTCGTGATGCGAGCCGACCACCCGCTCGCGCGCAAGCCGGAACTGCGCCTGCGCGACTGCCTCGACACGCCGCACGTGGCGCCCTCGGCCAAGTTCGGCGTACGCCACCTCCTCGACTTCGCCGCACGCCGCGGCACCCGCCGCGTCTCGCCAGTGGTCGAGACCGAGAGCTTCGAGCTCATCCGCCACTACGTCCTGCACGAAGGCGTGATCGGTTTTCAGATTCCCATCGGCCTGCGCGATCCCGGCGACGGCTCGATCGTCTTCCGCCCCATCTCGGAACGCGACCTGCCGCCCGGCAACCTCATCCTCGGCCAGATGCGCGGCCGCACCCTCCCCGTCGCCTCGGCCCGCTTCGCCATGCAGCTCGCCACCGCGCTGAAGGATCATTCGGGGGAGATGGGCTGA